One Halorientalis litorea DNA segment encodes these proteins:
- a CDS encoding DUF58 domain-containing protein encodes MIDPAFLDELARFDASLQRRVESRLQGQQQSTAVGEGLTFSDHRRYSPGDDTRRIDWRVYARTEELYVKQYEAERNLTVHVLVDASASMDYPDRDDPAHKFEYAAKLGLGFAVLAAADHNDFRVSLVGDTFERIDRDRSTFGEVRRLLDTFNETTPSGEADLARACEDYASTIDSKSLVFVASDCLDDPGAIEAGIRALSKNDVTLAQVLSPAERDPPVQGDTIFSDPERERERRTYFGNRVRRQYRDRLTGHRDAVEAAADRTGTRYVGVDTGTDFFDAFAAAWVE; translated from the coding sequence ATGATAGACCCGGCCTTCCTCGACGAGTTGGCGCGGTTCGACGCCTCGCTCCAGCGGCGCGTCGAGTCACGCCTGCAGGGCCAACAACAGTCGACCGCTGTCGGGGAGGGGCTGACGTTCAGCGACCACCGCCGGTACTCGCCGGGGGACGACACGCGCCGCATCGACTGGCGGGTGTACGCCCGCACCGAGGAACTGTACGTCAAACAGTACGAGGCAGAGCGGAACCTGACGGTCCACGTCCTCGTGGACGCCAGCGCGTCGATGGACTATCCGGACCGTGACGACCCGGCACACAAGTTCGAGTACGCCGCCAAACTCGGGTTGGGGTTCGCGGTGCTGGCCGCCGCCGACCACAACGACTTCCGGGTGTCGCTGGTCGGCGATACCTTCGAGCGAATCGACCGTGACCGCTCGACGTTCGGGGAGGTCCGCCGCCTGCTGGACACGTTCAACGAGACGACGCCCTCGGGCGAGGCCGACCTCGCTCGCGCCTGTGAGGACTACGCCTCGACTATCGACTCGAAATCGCTCGTCTTCGTGGCCAGCGACTGTCTCGACGACCCCGGCGCGATAGAGGCCGGTATCCGCGCGCTCTCGAAAAACGACGTGACGCTCGCACAGGTTCTCTCGCCCGCGGAACGGGACCCGCCGGTGCAGGGCGACACGATTTTTAGCGACCCCGAACGCGAGCGAGAGCGCCGCACGTACTTCGGGAACCGCGTCCGTCGGCAGTACCGTGACCGCCTCACCGGCCACCGCGACGCGGTGGAGGCCGCCGCCGACCGGACCGGGACGCGCTACGTCGGTGTCGACACCGGGACCGACTTCTTCGATGCTTTCGCCGCGGCGTGGGTCGAATGA
- a CDS encoding ABC1 kinase family protein → MASAPATTESDAHTRPEDVTWFRTRVLWRLLVVSYRFLPLALTYARDRRRFLLFGSGRQVTGEQQVERARRLLNVLVALGPTFIKVGQILSTRPDVLPGPYIAVLQELQDRVPPADWAEVKPVIETELGPIEETFEEFDTEPISGASLGQVYTATLDGERVAVKVLRPNIRARVAADLRVIEAVVPLLIRGAEPGQAFTLENVADEFAATIREEMDYRHEARMLETIRANFADDDWIRIPRAIEKACGDRVLTMEYVEGTKITDIHTLNAKGIDREELVVRLEEAYVQMILEDGRFHADPHPGNLAVQDDGTIVFYDFGITGRIGPRLQEQIFDFYVAIARDDIDGVIDSFVAMGALDPTADRRLLREMFEIVLESFRGQDVDQYRVQQLVADFQAELYEFPLRLPQELALIVRVTTVLEGVSRTLDPDFDLIALVTDYVREEGYAEQGVRELLDRAGDELEALARGLVTSGPTLERVLDRTNRGDLTVRADLTDDGGLFDDVAGLVVCGLGFVGFVFAALVLALAGESTAALLAGGGAGLSVLGVVWLGRTRSGVSATPQFTRQNLRAREDGRADEVDGGYAQAYGDVGEE, encoded by the coding sequence ATGGCGAGCGCGCCCGCGACGACCGAGTCCGATGCCCACACCCGCCCCGAGGACGTGACGTGGTTCCGAACGCGCGTCCTCTGGCGACTGCTGGTCGTCTCCTACCGGTTCCTGCCGCTCGCGCTCACGTACGCCCGTGACCGCCGCCGCTTCCTCCTGTTCGGCAGTGGCCGACAGGTGACCGGCGAGCAACAGGTCGAGCGGGCGCGACGACTGCTGAACGTCTTGGTCGCGCTGGGACCGACGTTCATCAAGGTGGGCCAGATTCTCTCGACCCGCCCGGACGTTCTCCCCGGCCCGTACATCGCCGTCTTACAGGAGTTACAGGACCGTGTGCCGCCGGCCGACTGGGCAGAGGTGAAACCGGTTATCGAGACAGAACTCGGCCCCATTGAGGAGACGTTCGAGGAGTTCGACACGGAGCCGATAAGCGGCGCGAGTCTCGGACAGGTCTACACCGCCACGCTCGACGGCGAACGCGTCGCGGTGAAGGTGCTCCGCCCGAACATCCGCGCCCGCGTCGCCGCCGACCTGCGCGTCATCGAGGCGGTGGTCCCCCTGTTGATTCGCGGGGCCGAACCCGGGCAGGCGTTCACCCTGGAGAACGTCGCCGACGAGTTCGCCGCGACCATCCGCGAGGAGATGGACTACCGCCACGAGGCGCGGATGCTCGAAACGATACGCGCCAACTTCGCCGACGACGACTGGATTCGGATTCCCCGCGCCATCGAGAAAGCCTGCGGGGACCGTGTGCTCACGATGGAGTACGTCGAGGGGACGAAGATAACCGATATCCACACCCTCAACGCGAAGGGCATCGACCGCGAGGAACTCGTCGTCCGTCTGGAAGAGGCCTACGTCCAGATGATACTGGAGGACGGCCGCTTCCACGCCGACCCCCACCCCGGCAACCTCGCGGTGCAGGACGACGGGACCATCGTGTTCTACGACTTCGGCATCACCGGCCGAATCGGTCCCCGACTGCAGGAGCAGATTTTCGACTTCTACGTCGCCATCGCTCGCGACGACATCGACGGCGTCATCGACTCGTTCGTGGCGATGGGGGCGTTAGACCCCACCGCCGACCGACGGCTCCTGCGCGAGATGTTCGAAATCGTGTTGGAGAGTTTCCGCGGACAGGACGTCGACCAGTACCGCGTCCAGCAACTCGTCGCCGACTTCCAGGCGGAACTGTACGAGTTCCCGCTCCGACTGCCACAGGAACTCGCGCTTATCGTCCGCGTCACGACGGTCTTGGAGGGAGTCTCGCGGACGCTCGACCCAGATTTCGACCTCATCGCCCTCGTCACGGACTACGTGCGCGAGGAGGGGTACGCCGAGCAGGGCGTCCGAGAACTGCTCGACAGGGCGGGCGACGAACTCGAAGCACTCGCCCGTGGACTGGTCACCAGCGGCCCGACACTGGAGCGCGTCCTCGACCGGACGAACCGCGGCGACCTCACAGTCCGAGCCGACCTGACCGACGACGGCGGCCTGTTCGACGACGTGGCCGGCCTCGTCGTCTGTGGCTTGGGCTTCGTCGGCTTCGTGTTCGCCGCGCTGGTTCTCGCGCTCGCGGGCGAGTCGACGGCGGCCCTCCTCGCGGGCGGCGGCGCGGGCCTGTCCGTCCTCGGCGTCGTCTGGCTCGGACGAACGCGGTCGGGTGTCAGCGCGACCCCACAGTTCACCCGGCAGAACCTCCGGGCGCGCGAGGACGGCCGGGCCGACGAGGTGGACGGCGGCTACGCCCAAGCCTACGGGGACGTTGGCGAGGAGTGA
- a CDS encoding 30S ribosomal protein S6e: MADFTVVVADPENGETRQLDAEGQDANRFIGRDIGDEVEGSAVGLDGYTLELTGGSDTAGRPMRADVRGPNLTTLLSDGGTGYEPSRPGERRRVTVRGREVSEDTRQINAKIVERGDESVADLLDESDDE; encoded by the coding sequence ATGGCAGATTTCACCGTCGTGGTCGCGGACCCCGAGAACGGGGAGACGCGCCAACTCGATGCGGAGGGACAGGACGCCAACCGATTCATCGGTCGTGACATCGGTGACGAGGTCGAGGGGAGTGCCGTCGGCCTCGACGGGTACACGCTCGAACTCACTGGCGGGTCCGACACCGCCGGTCGGCCGATGCGCGCCGACGTTCGCGGGCCGAACCTGACGACGCTCCTCTCGGACGGCGGCACCGGCTACGAGCCGTCCCGTCCCGGCGAGCGACGACGCGTGACCGTCCGCGGCCGCGAGGTCAGCGAGGACACCCGCCAGATAAACGCGAAGATAGTCGAGCGCGGCGACGAGTCCGTCGCCGACCTGCTCGACGAGAGCGACGACGAGTAG
- a CDS encoding DUF7112 family protein, with protein sequence MADRVPSDHDSVETVRATLERVGRTDRRKVAVPADSAVTLPTDEVVRLVLDGDTYHSRVETDFDGRPELRGAYDSPTLARDPGAGTDRLAEWVADADVSLEGSVLLDVVTPEYKYGLRAPGDRAVYDATDAPSDSLASIASDVEE encoded by the coding sequence GTGGCCGACCGCGTCCCGAGTGACCACGACAGCGTCGAGACGGTCCGTGCCACCCTCGAACGGGTCGGCCGCACCGACCGCCGGAAAGTGGCAGTGCCCGCCGACTCGGCCGTGACGCTGCCGACCGACGAGGTGGTTCGCCTCGTGCTCGACGGGGACACCTACCACAGTCGCGTCGAGACGGACTTCGACGGGCGGCCGGAACTCCGGGGAGCCTACGACTCGCCGACGCTCGCTCGCGACCCCGGGGCCGGAACCGACCGCCTCGCCGAGTGGGTCGCGGACGCGGACGTGTCGCTCGAGGGGTCGGTCCTCCTCGACGTCGTGACACCGGAGTACAAGTATGGCCTGCGCGCGCCCGGTGACCGGGCGGTGTACGACGCCACCGACGCCCCGAGTGACTCCCTCGCGTCCATCGCCAGCGATGTCGAGGAGTGA
- a CDS encoding RAD55 family ATPase yields the protein MIELTKTGIDGLDEILNGGIVKNSTTLISGNPGAGKSILALQFIYNGVEMFDERGIYLSFEENEQDVREAAESVGFENWGEYVEDGKIKIFDKQVLLRENDFSASLDLLLDDIQDDDYDRIVIDSLTMFQLFFEDETEKRTYLLKFTDILRQNELTTLMTNEQAAVFPETDIGLENYLTDGNIYLIQTPTESGVNRYIWVAKMRKQNIETDIFPLEIQEGGIKVHQNASAFSMMSGDDSPI from the coding sequence ATGATTGAACTCACAAAAACGGGGATCGACGGACTCGACGAGATTCTCAACGGGGGTATCGTCAAGAACTCTACGACACTGATAAGTGGGAATCCGGGGGCGGGGAAGAGCATTCTCGCACTCCAGTTCATCTACAACGGCGTCGAGATGTTCGACGAACGTGGCATCTACCTCTCGTTCGAGGAGAACGAACAGGACGTCCGTGAGGCCGCCGAATCGGTCGGCTTCGAGAACTGGGGAGAGTACGTCGAGGACGGCAAAATAAAGATCTTCGACAAGCAGGTGCTGCTCCGGGAGAACGACTTCAGCGCGTCGCTCGACCTCTTGCTCGACGACATTCAGGACGACGACTACGACCGCATCGTCATCGACTCGCTGACGATGTTCCAGTTGTTCTTCGAGGACGAGACGGAAAAGCGGACGTACCTCCTGAAGTTCACCGACATCCTCCGGCAGAACGAACTGACGACCCTGATGACCAACGAACAGGCCGCCGTCTTCCCGGAGACGGACATCGGACTGGAGAACTACCTCACCGACGGGAACATCTACCTCATCCAGACGCCCACCGAGTCGGGCGTCAACCGCTACATCTGGGTCGCCAAGATGCGAAAGCAGAACATCGAAACCGACATCTTCCCGCTGGAGATTCAGGAGGGCGGTATCAAAGTCCACCAGAACGCGAGTGCCTTCTCGATGATGAGTGGCGACGACTCTCCTATCTGA
- a CDS encoding winged helix-turn-helix domain-containing protein: MPPAELLRALGNKYSAEILDATDEPLSAQTLSEELDIPIATCYRRIDELTDHDLLELHDSVLSDDRRRIKVYRRNVDEVTIDFSESLSVAVEERADVTNRLDEAWRSVSQS, encoded by the coding sequence ATGCCGCCTGCAGAGCTACTTCGGGCACTGGGGAACAAGTACAGCGCGGAAATCCTCGATGCGACAGACGAACCGCTGTCGGCACAGACACTCAGCGAGGAGTTGGACATCCCGATAGCGACGTGTTACCGCCGCATCGACGAACTCACCGACCACGACCTGTTGGAACTCCACGACAGCGTCCTCTCGGACGACAGGCGGCGCATCAAGGTCTACCGGCGCAACGTCGACGAGGTGACCATCGACTTCTCGGAGTCGCTCTCGGTGGCCGTCGAGGAACGCGCCGACGTGACGAACCGGCTCGACGAGGCGTGGCGGAGCGTCTCACAGAGCTAG
- a CDS encoding DUF5807 family protein: MHETREQFLAGDRPDDVLIFFSETAVERLDRLAEVGESVSGGVVLVLAAEKGRTAFQQATDVDPMSLAGSAMGVEGEIAPDCTGGDCPAVVDEGEQSAVHDPRFIFAFAEAQNEEVGDLYAEGDVIHAYALCECGTAYSQKWVAGER, translated from the coding sequence ATGCACGAGACACGCGAGCAGTTCCTCGCAGGCGACCGCCCCGACGACGTGCTCATCTTCTTCAGCGAGACTGCCGTCGAGCGACTCGACCGCCTCGCGGAGGTCGGCGAGTCCGTCTCCGGCGGCGTCGTCCTCGTTCTCGCGGCCGAGAAGGGCCGGACGGCCTTCCAGCAGGCGACCGACGTGGACCCGATGTCGCTCGCCGGCTCCGCGATGGGCGTCGAGGGTGAAATCGCCCCGGACTGCACCGGCGGCGACTGCCCGGCCGTCGTGGACGAGGGTGAACAGAGTGCCGTCCACGACCCCCGCTTCATCTTCGCGTTCGCCGAGGCCCAGAACGAGGAGGTCGGGGACCTCTACGCCGAGGGCGACGTGATTCACGCCTACGCGCTCTGTGAGTGTGGCACCGCCTACTCCCAGAAGTGGGTCGCCGGCGAGCGGTAG
- a CDS encoding DHH family phosphoesterase, which yields MDDWLIDDDRLSLSRKSRLPGEGFFHPDSVEEVEREREAEATLTDAPAVVVADPDADGLACTALVREAVADAALLPAGPRDIKQALTFVTEYADAGVPVFVCDLCPDSPEDVDPLGAVAELASEVHWFDHHQWDEALGELVDDHVTRRVVGESEEECTADVAVRSLDYDFPDHLEALAVVTRDHDLWLREDPRSDDLADYAYWADPEEYVDVVREHGPDLPAAVEEFLAEQRVEKEALIEFAVDRAEIRDIGPWTVGITYGRCSQNEVAEALREQGTDAAVIVKPAGSASIRGTDSFEHAHEVAGKVNGGGHPKAAGCKPDIYDDMLDYAHHWTTEGAVAKQVIIEAFHDVKREVEAADEE from the coding sequence ATGGACGACTGGCTCATCGACGACGACAGACTCTCTCTCTCGCGGAAATCCCGCCTCCCCGGAGAAGGCTTCTTCCACCCCGATTCGGTCGAGGAGGTCGAACGGGAGCGCGAAGCCGAGGCGACGCTCACCGACGCACCCGCCGTCGTCGTCGCCGACCCCGACGCCGACGGCCTCGCCTGTACCGCGCTGGTCCGGGAAGCCGTCGCCGACGCCGCACTGCTCCCCGCTGGACCGCGGGACATCAAGCAAGCACTCACCTTCGTCACCGAGTACGCCGACGCCGGCGTTCCCGTGTTCGTCTGTGACCTCTGCCCGGACTCGCCCGAGGACGTTGACCCGCTCGGTGCCGTCGCAGAACTGGCGAGCGAGGTCCACTGGTTCGACCACCACCAGTGGGACGAGGCCCTCGGCGAACTCGTGGACGACCACGTCACGCGGCGGGTCGTCGGCGAGTCCGAGGAGGAGTGTACCGCCGACGTGGCGGTGCGGTCGCTGGACTACGACTTCCCCGACCACCTCGAAGCACTGGCGGTCGTGACCCGCGACCACGACCTCTGGCTCCGGGAGGACCCCCGGAGCGACGACCTCGCGGACTACGCCTACTGGGCCGACCCCGAGGAGTACGTCGACGTGGTGCGCGAACACGGCCCTGACCTCCCGGCGGCGGTCGAGGAGTTCCTCGCCGAACAGCGCGTCGAGAAGGAAGCACTCATCGAGTTCGCCGTCGACCGCGCCGAGATTCGGGACATCGGTCCGTGGACCGTCGGCATCACCTACGGCCGCTGTTCCCAGAACGAAGTCGCCGAAGCACTGCGCGAGCAGGGGACCGACGCCGCCGTCATCGTCAAGCCCGCCGGGTCGGCCTCGATTCGCGGGACGGACTCCTTCGAGCACGCACACGAAGTCGCCGGCAAGGTCAACGGCGGCGGCCACCCCAAGGCCGCGGGCTGTAAGCCCGACATCTACGACGACATGCTCGACTACGCCCACCACTGGACGACGGAGGGTGCGGTGGCCAAGCAAGTAATCATCGAGGCGTTCCACGACGTGAAGCGCGAAGTCGAAGCGGCGGACGAGGAGTAG
- a CDS encoding universal stress protein: protein MFDTVVIATDGSESAARAVAVALDLAKRFDATVHALYVLDEGDIEGSPEEVSDDLRNALTQTGEEALDAITGRADRDVVTAVREGDPATEIIDYVTEVDADVIATGTRGRHGEHSFLLGSVAEAIVRRCPVPVLTVRQLDGDEEPPPGVRP from the coding sequence ATGTTCGACACCGTGGTCATCGCGACGGACGGGTCCGAGAGTGCCGCGCGGGCCGTCGCCGTCGCGCTCGACCTCGCGAAGCGGTTCGACGCGACTGTACACGCGCTGTACGTCCTCGACGAGGGCGACATCGAGGGGTCACCCGAAGAAGTGAGCGACGACCTCCGGAACGCATTGACCCAGACGGGCGAAGAGGCTCTGGACGCCATCACCGGGCGGGCCGACCGGGACGTCGTCACGGCCGTCCGGGAGGGCGACCCGGCCACGGAGATAATCGATTACGTCACGGAGGTCGACGCGGACGTCATCGCCACCGGGACGCGGGGCCGGCACGGCGAACACTCGTTCCTGCTCGGGAGCGTGGCCGAGGCCATCGTTCGACGCTGCCCCGTGCCGGTGCTGACCGTCAGGCAACTCGACGGCGACGAGGAACCGCCGCCGGGCGTCCGGCCGTAG
- a CDS encoding universal stress protein, giving the protein MTGVAIDRVLVSLDGGEAALDAAEFAVAIAARYDAAVHALYVLEESVARSLEAGELDDDAVAARTQEFMDDVDRLASDHDVPLNHSTALGFSESRLSHHPGNVVLDTADAVGADFLVVPREPVTGAPEAVLGKAAEYVLMYASQPVLSV; this is encoded by the coding sequence ATGACCGGCGTGGCTATCGACCGTGTCCTCGTATCTCTCGACGGGGGCGAGGCGGCACTCGACGCCGCCGAGTTCGCCGTCGCAATCGCCGCCCGCTACGACGCGGCCGTCCACGCGCTGTACGTCCTCGAAGAGTCCGTCGCCCGCAGTCTGGAGGCGGGCGAACTCGACGACGACGCCGTCGCCGCCCGGACACAGGAGTTTATGGACGACGTGGACCGACTCGCCAGCGACCACGACGTGCCGCTGAACCACTCGACGGCACTCGGCTTCTCCGAGTCACGACTGAGCCACCACCCCGGGAACGTCGTCCTCGACACCGCCGACGCCGTGGGCGCGGACTTCCTCGTCGTCCCGCGCGAACCCGTCACCGGTGCCCCCGAGGCGGTGCTGGGGAAAGCCGCCGAGTACGTCCTGATGTACGCCAGCCAGCCCGTGCTCTCGGTCTAG
- a CDS encoding GNAT family N-acetyltransferase has translation MRAEIFPDESAGEFPEPPTTFTDGEDRDISVQVADADILEELVEMYVEFDPEDRAQGIPPVREDSIREWLDTLLDSDCLNVVARHGDSAIGHATLVPDRGEAYELAIFVLHTHQGAGIGTVLLKRLLGHAQASGIELVWLTVERWNKPAITLYEKVGFETASTEGFELEMGIRL, from the coding sequence ATGAGAGCGGAGATATTCCCCGACGAGTCGGCAGGTGAGTTCCCGGAACCGCCGACGACGTTCACCGACGGCGAGGACCGGGACATCAGCGTCCAAGTCGCCGACGCGGACATCCTCGAAGAACTGGTCGAGATGTACGTGGAGTTCGACCCGGAGGACCGCGCACAGGGGATTCCGCCGGTCCGCGAGGACAGCATCCGCGAGTGGCTGGACACACTACTCGACTCCGACTGTCTGAACGTCGTCGCCCGCCACGGCGACAGTGCCATCGGCCACGCGACGCTGGTCCCGGACCGCGGCGAGGCGTACGAACTCGCTATCTTCGTCCTCCACACCCACCAAGGGGCAGGCATCGGGACGGTGTTGCTGAAGCGGTTGCTCGGGCACGCACAAGCCTCGGGCATCGAACTGGTCTGGCTGACCGTCGAACGGTGGAACAAGCCGGCCATCACCCTCTACGAGAAGGTGGGGTTCGAGACGGCCAGCACCGAGGGCTTCGAGTTGGAGATGGGAATCCGGCTCTAG
- a CDS encoding universal stress protein: MKVLLAVGGTEGSYAALDEAIARAAEAGDDLTVAVVERDDVGATAEDIEAAVRDRVAESDVDAAVRRVDGHAGAQLVELADDGGFDRLVLTGGERSSLGKIQLDEMIEFVLLNSETTVTLVR; this comes from the coding sequence ATGAAGGTCCTGCTTGCCGTCGGCGGCACCGAGGGGTCCTACGCCGCACTCGACGAGGCGATCGCGCGGGCGGCGGAGGCGGGTGACGACCTCACCGTCGCCGTCGTCGAACGCGACGACGTGGGCGCGACTGCCGAGGACATCGAGGCGGCAGTCCGGGACCGGGTAGCCGAGAGCGACGTGGACGCGGCGGTCCGTCGGGTCGATGGACACGCCGGCGCGCAATTAGTGGAACTCGCGGACGACGGCGGGTTCGACCGACTGGTGTTGACCGGCGGAGAGCGCAGTTCACTCGGGAAGATACAGCTCGACGAGATGATAGAGTTCGTCCTCCTCAACTCCGAAACGACGGTGACTCTCGTCAGATGA
- a CDS encoding DUF5806 family protein, protein MPDSSLPDGQETPADEDDADPETVGGGDDDPETAAPPADVQKYDRFKKIEGGTYDRANEFLRERTYVTAREWAIARLCADFRTETGVEMTKIGENLPDLVPFMTDTYTPQAVNQARASFEEKVRKAGATFLYGAMCDFFTAEELDDVMYEATEVAKFLLEVEGVELSVEEELEAEDRISEVMREVREHSTQLRHDECPHCGGDLDGEDADGGTTAEADD, encoded by the coding sequence ATGCCCGACTCTTCCCTGCCGGACGGTCAGGAGACGCCCGCCGACGAGGACGACGCCGACCCGGAGACGGTCGGCGGCGGGGACGACGACCCGGAGACGGCGGCCCCGCCCGCGGACGTACAGAAGTACGACCGGTTCAAGAAGATAGAGGGCGGGACCTACGACCGGGCCAACGAGTTCCTCCGGGAGCGGACATACGTGACCGCCCGCGAGTGGGCCATCGCCCGCCTGTGTGCGGACTTCCGCACCGAGACGGGCGTCGAGATGACGAAAATCGGCGAGAACCTACCCGACCTCGTTCCCTTCATGACGGACACGTACACGCCCCAAGCGGTCAATCAGGCCCGGGCGTCCTTCGAGGAGAAGGTCCGAAAGGCCGGAGCTACCTTCCTCTACGGCGCGATGTGTGACTTCTTCACCGCCGAGGAACTGGACGACGTGATGTACGAGGCCACCGAAGTCGCCAAGTTCCTGCTGGAAGTCGAGGGCGTCGAACTCTCCGTCGAGGAGGAACTGGAGGCCGAGGACCGCATCTCCGAGGTGATGCGGGAAGTCCGCGAACACAGCACGCAACTCCGCCACGACGAGTGTCCACACTGCGGGGGCGACCTCGACGGCGAGGACGCCGACGGCGGGACGACCGCCGAAGCGGACGATTAG
- a CDS encoding universal stress protein, whose product MYDTILLPTDGSEATTDAAIHAFSHAEQYDATIHVLSIVELSSGPGTAGRDDEELDRRRRERMAAAERLVEAHAAEGVDSTTAVRVGSPARVIAEYMTEAGVDLAVMSTRARSGAKRFIFGSVTEQVIQASDTPVLAVQR is encoded by the coding sequence ATGTACGACACCATCCTTCTCCCGACAGACGGTAGCGAGGCAACGACCGACGCCGCCATCCACGCGTTCAGCCACGCCGAGCAGTACGACGCCACGATACACGTGCTGTCGATCGTCGAACTCTCCAGTGGCCCCGGGACCGCCGGGCGAGACGACGAAGAACTCGACCGGCGACGGCGTGAACGGATGGCAGCAGCCGAACGACTCGTCGAGGCACACGCCGCCGAGGGTGTCGACTCGACCACCGCTGTCAGGGTCGGCAGCCCCGCTCGGGTCATCGCGGAGTACATGACGGAGGCTGGGGTCGACCTCGCAGTTATGAGCACCCGTGCTCGGTCCGGTGCCAAGCGGTTCATCTTCGGCAGCGTCACCGAGCAGGTCATCCAAGCCAGCGACACACCCGTCTTGGCGGTCCAACGGTGA
- a CDS encoding dihydroorotase: MLIRNATLPDGRVRDVRVVDEEIAAVGEDLPMPDRADARFIDATGLRLMPGMIDTHVHFREPGFAHKETWETGSASAAAGGVTTVVDQPNTDPPTVDGPAFDEKADLAGASLVDYGINGGVTAEWVPSALFQRPMFALGEVFLADSTGEMGIDVDLFASAVKTAARQNTVVTVHAEDATEFEPGAKERDDADAWSAYRTARAEAAAVRAAGAVADRFEAHLHVAHTSTPEGIDAATEHGMTCEVAPHHMFLSRRDLDELGTFGRMNPPLRRERLRSKVWERVVDGTVDIVATDHAPHTREEKDAGIWDAPSGVPGVETALPLLLARAAAGELSYERVRDLTAKNPAEIFDVPNKGTIAEGMDADLVLVDPDRPREIRGDALHSKCGWTPFEGMEGVFPELTVVRGEVVYERVGPDSALEKAAAGEQEGERFGTAVGENVRTLARDPDTAGAANTPTETADGERRDEH, from the coding sequence ATGCTCATTCGGAACGCGACCCTCCCGGACGGCCGCGTCCGCGACGTGCGCGTCGTGGACGAGGAGATAGCGGCCGTCGGCGAGGACCTGCCGATGCCCGACCGGGCCGACGCCCGCTTCATCGACGCCACGGGACTGCGGCTCATGCCGGGGATGATAGACACCCACGTCCACTTCCGCGAACCGGGCTTTGCCCACAAGGAGACGTGGGAGACGGGGAGCGCGTCGGCCGCGGCGGGCGGCGTTACCACCGTCGTCGACCAGCCGAACACCGACCCGCCGACGGTCGACGGCCCGGCCTTCGACGAGAAGGCAGACCTCGCCGGGGCATCGCTGGTCGACTACGGTATCAACGGCGGCGTCACCGCGGAGTGGGTTCCCAGCGCGCTCTTCCAGCGGCCGATGTTCGCGCTCGGCGAGGTGTTCCTCGCGGACTCGACCGGCGAGATGGGCATCGACGTGGACCTGTTCGCCAGCGCGGTCAAGACCGCCGCTCGGCAGAACACCGTCGTCACGGTCCACGCCGAGGACGCCACGGAGTTCGAACCCGGCGCGAAAGAGCGGGACGACGCCGACGCGTGGAGTGCCTACCGCACCGCCCGCGCCGAGGCCGCCGCCGTCCGGGCCGCCGGGGCTGTCGCCGACCGCTTCGAGGCCCACCTCCACGTCGCCCACACCTCCACCCCCGAGGGCATCGACGCCGCCACGGAACACGGCATGACCTGTGAAGTGGCACCACACCACATGTTCCTCTCGCGGCGTGACTTGGACGAGTTGGGGACGTTCGGCCGCATGAACCCGCCGCTCCGGCGCGAGCGGTTGCGGAGCAAGGTGTGGGAGCGCGTCGTGGACGGGACAGTCGACATCGTCGCCACGGACCACGCTCCCCACACCCGCGAGGAGAAAGACGCGGGCATCTGGGACGCGCCCTCGGGTGTCCCCGGCGTCGAGACGGCCCTCCCGCTGTTGCTGGCACGGGCCGCGGCGGGGGAACTCTCCTACGAGCGCGTCCGCGACCTGACGGCCAAGAATCCTGCCGAGATATTCGACGTGCCCAACAAGGGGACCATCGCTGAGGGCATGGACGCCGACCTCGTGCTGGTCGACCCAGACCGGCCCCGCGAGATTCGCGGCGACGCCCTCCACTCGAAGTGCGGGTGGACGCCCTTCGAGGGGATGGAGGGCGTGTTCCCCGAGTTGACGGTCGTCCGCGGCGAAGTCGTCTACGAGCGGGTCGGCCCGGACTCGGCACTAGAGAAGGCGGCGGCCGGCGAGCAAGAGGGCGAGCGGTTCGGGACCGCAGTCGGCGAGAACGTTCGCACACTCGCGCGTGACCCCGACACGGCGGGGGCGGCGAACACACCGACCGAGACGGCCGACGGCGAGCGTCGCGACGAGCACTGA